One window from the genome of Gadus macrocephalus chromosome 7, ASM3116895v1 encodes:
- the LOC132461911 gene encoding nucleolar protein 4-like, protein MTTRRPAVNPAGTSDNQQSQNPKTPSPDNGVSVSDAAGAGVEMFQEWCLRTYGDSGKTKTVTRRKYNKIIQTLKHLEDDHRGWIYREKSTINAKFKFWVKSKGFQVGSLQEGVGGSPDRAVLFVPIKATCIDGAPGSEPSLKRVAIVEDFFDIIYAMHVDITSDPGKSPKHAGQKKTYRAIAETYAFLPREAVTRFLMSCGECQKRMHITTTGLESKENDRPTSLALDMIDYNMPLTTAYLKHMELQCRSNMDKDDSLLSSEEEDEMSESTWLAADPGPADRMSHSPHRAHSKDEDGRRQTQTPPRPSEPKAGAHCLTCIF, encoded by the exons atgacgaccaggAGACCCGCCGTGAATCCGGCGGGGACCTCCGACAACCAGCAAAGCCAGAATCCCAAAACCCCCAGCCCCGACaacggtgtgtctgtgtctgatgCAGCCGGGGCAGGGGTCGAGATGTTCCAGGAATGGTGCCTCCGGACCTACGGCGACTCCGGCAAAACCAAGACCGTCACTCGCCGTAAATACAACAAAATCATCCAGACCCTGAAGCACCTCGAGGACGACCACCGAGGCTGGATCTACCGCGAGAAGAGCACCATCAACGCCAAATTCAAATTCTGGGTCAAGTCGAAGGGCTTCCAAGTGGGGTCGCTGCAGGAGGGGGTCGGCGGCTCCCCGGACAGAGCCGTGCTCTTCGTGCCCATCAAGGCTACG TGTATAGATGGTGCACCCGGGTCAGAGCCGTCTCTGAAGCGCGTGGCCATTGTGGAGGACTTCTTTGACATCATCTACGCCATGCACGTGGACATCACTTCAGATCCCGGGAAGAGCCCTAAACACGCCGGCCAGAAGAAGACCTACAGAGCT ATAGCGGAGACCTATGCGTTTCTGCCCAGGGAGGCAGTGACCCGCTTCCTGATGAGCTGTGGAGAGTGTCAGAAGAGAAtgcacatcaccaccaccggtCTGGAGTCGaaag AGAACGACCGGCCGACGTCCCTCGCTCTGGACATGATCGACTACAACATGCCGCTGACCACAGCCTACCTGAAACACATGGAGCTACAGTGTCGGAGCAACATGGACAAG gatgaCAGCTTGCTaagcagtgaggaggaggacgagatgAGTGAGTCCACGTGGCTTGCGGCCGACCCGGGGCCAGCAGACAGGATGAGCCACAGTCCCCACCGCGCACACAGCAAAGACGAGGACGGTAggaggcaaacacagacaccgCCTCGTCCTTCTGAGCCAAAGGCTGGGGCTCATTGTTTGACTTGTATCTTCTGA